Proteins encoded by one window of Muntiacus reevesi chromosome 6, mMunRee1.1, whole genome shotgun sequence:
- the RAB19 gene encoding ras-related protein Rab-19 — MQFSSSARAADENFDYLFKIILIGDSNVGKTCVVQHFKSGVYTEAQQNTIGVDFTVRALEIDGKKVKMQVWDTAGQERFRTITQSYYRSAHAAIIAYDLTRRSTFESVPHWIHEIEKYGAANLVIMLIGNKCDLWEKRQVLFEDACILAEKYGLLAVLETSAKESKNIDEVFVLMARELMARHSLPLHGEGAPGSPPLESTPVLMAPAPREKNQCTC; from the exons ATGCAATTCTCCAGCTCAGCCAGGGCAGCGGATGAGAACTTTGACTATTTGTTCAAGATTATCCTCATCGGGGATTCCAATGTGGGCAAGACGTGTGTCGTGCAGCATTTCAAGTCCGGGGTCTACACGGAGGCGCAGCAGAACACGATCGGGGTGGACTTCACTGTGCGTGCCCTGGAGATTGACGGCAAGAAAGTGAAG ATGCAGGTGTGGGACACTGCTGGCCAGGAGCGTTTCCGGACCATCACCCAGAGCTACTACCGCAGCGCCCACGCGGCCATCATCGCCTACGACCTCACCCGGCGGTCCACATTCGAGTCTGTTCCTCACTGGATTCATGAGATAGAGAAATATGGAGCAGCGAACTTGGTCATCATGCTGATTG GGAACAAGTGTGACCTGTGGGAAAAACGCCAGGTTCTCTTTGAGGATGCCTGCATCCTGGCTGAGAAATACGGCCTCCTGGCTGTTCTGGAGACATCTGCCAAGGAGTCCAAGAACATCGATGAGGTCTTCGTGCTGATGGCCAGGGAGCTGATGGCCCGCCACAGCTTGCCTTTGCACGGGGAGGGTGCCCCGGGCAGCCCCCCGCTGGAGTCCACTCCGGTCCTCATGGCCCCAGCTCCCAGGGAGAAGAATCAGTGCACCTGCTGA